In a genomic window of Coregonus clupeaformis isolate EN_2021a chromosome 27, ASM2061545v1, whole genome shotgun sequence:
- the LOC121541227 gene encoding transmembrane protein 45B-like isoform X2: MANFKGHALPGSCFLLLGLCWSVKYPLRHCWRRHQPKGRQKLPLFFNRIDLIEGALIIFLAFVGIMAEQFVPDGPHAHLYLRETQSWVKLMNWQHSTMYLFFGIWGIVKVLSMSSLPVPLGFDRLALSLAFFIEGFLFYFHVHMRPPLDTHIHSLLFVAMFGVAASTLLEVFMRGNIILELLRTSQTILQGSWFFQIGFVLYPLNGVQWDLKEHDNIMFITMCFCWHLAVALLIVGINYCIGWCCVQRCAGRGGDIEIGMRNASSSQKALLQDSDEE; the protein is encoded by the exons ATGGCCAACTTCAAGGGACATGCTCTTCCTGGCAGCTGCTTTCTGCTGTTAGGCCTGTGTTGGTCAGTGAAGTACCCTCTCCGACACTGCTGGAGAAGGCATCAGCCTAAAGGAAGACAAAAACTGCCTCTGTTCTTCAACAGAATCGACTTAATTGAGGGGGCACTCATCATTTTCTTAGCATTTGTGG gcATCATGGCAGAGCAGTTTGTGCCCGATGGGCCCCATGCCCACCTGTACCTCAGAGAGACTCAGTCCTGGGTGAAGCTGATGAACTGGCAGCACAGCACAATGTATCTCTTCTTCGGCATCTGGGGAATTGTTAAAGTCCTCAGTATGTCATCGCTTCCAGTCCCACTTGGTTTTGACCGACTTGCTCTCTCCCTGGCTTTTTTTATTGAAG GGTTTCTGTTTTACTTCCATGTACACATGCGCCCTCCTCTGGATACCCACATCCACTCCCTGCTGTTTGTGGCGATGTTTGGTGTGGCGGCCAGCACGCTGTTAGAGGTGTTCATGCGAGGTAACATCATACTGGAGCTGCTCAGGACCAGCCAGACCATCCTGCAAGGCTCCTGGTTCTTTCAG ATTGGATTCGTGCTGTACCCATTAAACGGAGTACAGTGGGATCTGAAGGAACACGATAACATAATGTTCATCACCATGTGCTTCTGCTGGCATCTAGCTGTGGCCCTGCTGATCGTTGGCATCAACTACTGCATAGGCTGGTG CTGTGTACAAAGATGTGCAGGAAGAGGAGGTGACATAGAGATCGGGATGAGAAACGCATCCAGCTCCCAGAAGGCTCTGCTACAGGATTCCGATGAAGAGTAA
- the LOC121541227 gene encoding transmembrane protein 45B-like isoform X1, with the protein MYHSYFSFFRVDRRMANFKGHALPGSCFLLLGLCWSVKYPLRHCWRRHQPKGRQKLPLFFNRIDLIEGALIIFLAFVGIMAEQFVPDGPHAHLYLRETQSWVKLMNWQHSTMYLFFGIWGIVKVLSMSSLPVPLGFDRLALSLAFFIEGFLFYFHVHMRPPLDTHIHSLLFVAMFGVAASTLLEVFMRGNIILELLRTSQTILQGSWFFQIGFVLYPLNGVQWDLKEHDNIMFITMCFCWHLAVALLIVGINYCIGWCCVQRCAGRGGDIEIGMRNASSSQKALLQDSDEE; encoded by the exons ATGTATCATTCATATTTCTCATTTTTCAGGGTTGACAGGAGGATGGCCAACTTCAAGGGACATGCTCTTCCTGGCAGCTGCTTTCTGCTGTTAGGCCTGTGTTGGTCAGTGAAGTACCCTCTCCGACACTGCTGGAGAAGGCATCAGCCTAAAGGAAGACAAAAACTGCCTCTGTTCTTCAACAGAATCGACTTAATTGAGGGGGCACTCATCATTTTCTTAGCATTTGTGG gcATCATGGCAGAGCAGTTTGTGCCCGATGGGCCCCATGCCCACCTGTACCTCAGAGAGACTCAGTCCTGGGTGAAGCTGATGAACTGGCAGCACAGCACAATGTATCTCTTCTTCGGCATCTGGGGAATTGTTAAAGTCCTCAGTATGTCATCGCTTCCAGTCCCACTTGGTTTTGACCGACTTGCTCTCTCCCTGGCTTTTTTTATTGAAG GGTTTCTGTTTTACTTCCATGTACACATGCGCCCTCCTCTGGATACCCACATCCACTCCCTGCTGTTTGTGGCGATGTTTGGTGTGGCGGCCAGCACGCTGTTAGAGGTGTTCATGCGAGGTAACATCATACTGGAGCTGCTCAGGACCAGCCAGACCATCCTGCAAGGCTCCTGGTTCTTTCAG ATTGGATTCGTGCTGTACCCATTAAACGGAGTACAGTGGGATCTGAAGGAACACGATAACATAATGTTCATCACCATGTGCTTCTGCTGGCATCTAGCTGTGGCCCTGCTGATCGTTGGCATCAACTACTGCATAGGCTGGTG CTGTGTACAAAGATGTGCAGGAAGAGGAGGTGACATAGAGATCGGGATGAGAAACGCATCCAGCTCCCAGAAGGCTCTGCTACAGGATTCCGATGAAGAGTAA